One window of Robiginitalea biformata HTCC2501 genomic DNA carries:
- a CDS encoding MotA/TolQ/ExbB proton channel family protein has protein sequence MKKLFSFLALAGLFVLGTNTVSAKAPAILSNLSSTLTTATVMLQDDAAAADDRGFTQVLKEQFIQGGAGFMGIVLLCLILGLAVAIERIIYLNMASTNTTKLKQQVEDALASGGVEAAKEVCRNTKGPVASIYYQGLDRAGESIESAEKAVVAYGGVQMGQLEKNVSWLSLFIAIAPMLGFMGTVIGMIQAFQKISAVGNLSASLIAGDIQVALLTTVFGLITAIILQIFYNYIIAKIDSIVNDMEDSSIILIDMLVDHKK, from the coding sequence ATGAAAAAATTATTCTCATTCCTGGCTCTGGCTGGGCTATTTGTCCTCGGAACAAATACGGTAAGCGCTAAAGCGCCAGCAATCCTTTCAAACCTGTCTTCAACCCTGACTACAGCGACTGTTATGCTACAGGACGATGCAGCTGCTGCCGACGACAGAGGATTTACCCAGGTTCTTAAAGAACAATTCATCCAGGGGGGTGCCGGATTCATGGGCATCGTACTGCTCTGTCTGATTCTCGGACTGGCGGTAGCCATCGAGCGGATCATATACCTCAATATGGCCAGCACGAACACGACCAAGCTGAAGCAACAGGTAGAAGATGCGCTGGCTTCCGGCGGTGTTGAAGCGGCCAAGGAAGTTTGCCGCAACACCAAGGGCCCCGTTGCCTCCATCTACTATCAGGGTCTCGACCGGGCCGGTGAGAGTATTGAATCTGCCGAGAAGGCGGTAGTTGCCTACGGCGGGGTTCAGATGGGACAACTCGAGAAAAACGTATCCTGGCTTTCACTCTTTATCGCCATTGCCCCGATGCTTGGGTTCATGGGAACGGTAATCGGTATGATCCAGGCCTTCCAGAAAATTAGCGCAGTAGGTAACCTGAGTGCTTCCCTGATTGCCGGGGATATCCAGGTAGCCCTGTTGACGACGGTATTCGGTCTGATTACTGCGATCATCCTTCAGATCTTCTACAACTACATCATTGCCAAGATCGACAGCATCGTCAATGATATGGAAGATTCATCGATCATCCTGATCGATATGCTGGTTGATCACAAGAAGTAA
- a CDS encoding ExbD/TolR family protein: MPRRGAPPEVNAGSMADIAFLLLIFFLVTTTIETDAGLDRMLPPIEPPEEDVVIKQKNIFTVNINKNGQLLVEEELTELQDLREKAMAFLDNGGDGTCNYCKGAGDEASSDNPGKAIISLKNDRETRYGTYITVQNELVGAYNELRNREAQRLYGRDFTDMEAEYLNPETDEDVREELKEKVLRVQELFPQKLSEAETTSN, translated from the coding sequence ATGCCTAGAAGAGGAGCACCACCGGAAGTAAATGCAGGGTCCATGGCGGATATCGCCTTCCTGCTGTTGATCTTTTTCCTTGTAACCACCACCATTGAAACCGACGCGGGGCTGGACCGTATGTTGCCGCCCATCGAGCCGCCGGAAGAGGATGTGGTGATTAAACAGAAGAACATCTTCACGGTGAATATCAACAAGAACGGTCAGTTGCTCGTCGAAGAGGAGCTTACGGAGTTGCAGGACCTGAGAGAAAAAGCCATGGCCTTTCTGGACAATGGCGGAGACGGAACCTGCAATTACTGCAAAGGCGCCGGGGATGAGGCATCATCGGATAACCCGGGCAAGGCGATTATTTCGCTCAAGAACGACCGGGAGACCCGTTACGGCACATATATTACGGTTCAGAACGAACTGGTAGGTGCCTATAACGAGCTCAGGAACCGGGAGGCACAGAGGTTGTACGGCCGGGATTTTACGGATATGGAAGCGGAGTATCTCAATCCCGAAACCGACGAGGATGTCCGGGAAGAACTGAAGGAAAAGGTGTTGCGTGTGCAGGAACTCTTCCCTCAGAAACTTTCGGAGGCCGAGACAACTTCAAATTAA
- a CDS encoding asparaginase: MARNGTGILLIYTGGTIGMVRDYGSGSLRAFDFNNLLQQIPELHQLDCRIDTVAFANPIDSSNMDLPHWQQLATLIGEHYDRYDGFVVLHGSDTMSYTASALSFMLENLAKPVILTGSQLPIGDLRTDAKENLITSIQIAALSEGGEPLVREVCLYFEYKLFRGNRTTKVNTEHFEAFDSPNYPPLAVSGVHLKVRKEALWRTPRKSALKVRTDLVNQVGVVRLFPGMHPDWLRHQLGAPGLKGVVLETFGAGNAPSAPWLLDALREAAGRGLHIVNVTQCSGGSVLMGRYETSSGLLDIPLIDGRDITSEAALAKLMYLLGSSVSPKSFKTIFESPLRGEMSQN, translated from the coding sequence ATGGCCAGAAACGGCACCGGCATCTTGCTCATCTACACGGGGGGAACCATCGGAATGGTCCGCGACTACGGGTCGGGATCCCTCCGCGCCTTCGACTTCAACAACCTGCTCCAACAGATACCCGAGCTGCACCAGCTCGATTGCCGGATCGATACGGTGGCCTTTGCCAACCCGATCGACTCCTCAAACATGGATCTGCCGCACTGGCAACAACTCGCCACCCTGATCGGGGAGCATTACGACCGGTACGACGGCTTCGTCGTTTTACACGGCAGCGATACGATGAGCTACACGGCTTCGGCCCTGAGCTTCATGCTCGAGAACCTCGCCAAGCCCGTTATCCTGACGGGATCCCAGCTTCCCATCGGCGACCTGCGCACCGATGCGAAGGAAAACCTGATTACCTCCATTCAGATTGCCGCCCTGTCGGAAGGGGGCGAGCCCCTGGTCCGCGAGGTCTGCCTGTATTTTGAGTACAAATTGTTCCGCGGCAACCGGACGACCAAGGTCAATACAGAGCACTTCGAAGCCTTTGATTCCCCGAACTACCCGCCCCTGGCAGTGTCCGGCGTCCACCTGAAGGTCCGGAAGGAAGCGCTTTGGCGCACCCCCAGAAAAAGCGCCCTCAAGGTGCGCACGGACCTCGTGAACCAGGTAGGGGTGGTGCGGCTCTTCCCCGGGATGCACCCGGACTGGCTGCGCCACCAGCTCGGTGCCCCCGGTTTGAAAGGGGTGGTACTGGAAACGTTCGGGGCCGGGAATGCCCCGTCGGCCCCCTGGCTCCTGGATGCCCTGAGGGAAGCGGCCGGCCGGGGATTGCACATCGTAAACGTAACCCAGTGCAGCGGGGGCTCCGTTTTGATGGGGCGTTACGAAACCAGTTCGGGCCTGCTGGATATACCGCTGATCGACGGACGGGACATTACGTCGGAAGCCGCCCTGGCCAAGCTCATGTACCTGCTCGGTTCGTCGGTTTCCCCTAAGTCCTTCAAAACCATATTTGAATCCCCGCTACGGGGTGAGATGTCCCAAAATTAA
- the rpoN gene encoding RNA polymerase factor sigma-54, with amino-acid sequence MLKQHLQLKLSQKLSPQQIQLMKLIQLPTLAFEQRLKQEMEENPALESGKEDTGTLEDEYADTFDESEDSERIEAEDINIDDYLGDDEIPDYRTRANNYSEDDSDRQVPYAAGISFTQHLLNQLNTEYLDDQEWTIAEFLVGSVDESGYIRRPVADIMDDLAFTQNVYTDEATIEKVLQKVQQLDPPGVGARSLEECLLLQLERKEPSPAVEMAIEILRKSFDHFSKKHYKKLLQKHDIGEEALREAIGEIEKLNPKPGGSYSGGTKIVEHVVPDFTIRIVDGELELSLNGRNAPELHVSREYSNMLAGYKNARDKSKQQKDAVMFIKQKLDAAKWFIDAIKQRQQTLYVTMNAIMEYQREYFMTGDERNLKPMILKDIADQIGMDVSTVSRVANSKYVDTPYGTRLIKEYFSESIKNEQGEDVSTKEIKKILETVVGEENKRKPLTDDKLAKILKEKGYPIARRTIAKYREQLGIPVARLRKEI; translated from the coding sequence ATGCTGAAACAACACCTGCAATTAAAACTGTCACAGAAGCTGTCGCCCCAGCAGATCCAGCTGATGAAGCTGATCCAGCTGCCGACACTCGCTTTTGAACAGCGGCTTAAGCAGGAAATGGAGGAAAATCCGGCCCTGGAAAGCGGGAAGGAAGACACGGGCACCCTGGAGGACGAATACGCCGACACCTTTGACGAATCCGAGGACAGCGAACGGATCGAGGCGGAAGACATCAACATCGACGACTACCTGGGCGACGACGAAATACCCGATTACCGTACCCGGGCCAACAACTACAGCGAAGACGACTCGGACCGGCAGGTGCCCTATGCAGCGGGCATATCCTTTACACAGCACCTGCTCAACCAGCTCAATACGGAGTACCTGGATGACCAGGAATGGACCATCGCGGAATTCCTGGTGGGCAGCGTGGATGAAAGCGGTTACATCCGGCGCCCTGTGGCCGACATCATGGACGACCTGGCATTTACGCAGAACGTTTACACCGACGAGGCCACCATTGAAAAAGTGCTCCAAAAGGTTCAGCAGCTCGACCCGCCCGGGGTGGGCGCCCGTTCCCTGGAGGAATGCCTGTTGCTGCAACTGGAGCGGAAGGAGCCCTCCCCTGCCGTGGAGATGGCCATTGAGATCCTCCGGAAATCCTTTGACCACTTCAGTAAGAAACACTATAAAAAGCTCCTCCAAAAACACGATATCGGGGAGGAGGCGCTTCGGGAAGCCATAGGGGAAATCGAGAAACTCAACCCGAAACCCGGCGGATCCTATTCGGGCGGCACCAAAATCGTGGAACACGTAGTGCCGGATTTTACCATCCGGATAGTGGACGGGGAACTCGAGTTGAGCCTCAACGGCAGGAACGCCCCCGAGCTGCATGTTTCAAGGGAATACAGCAATATGCTGGCCGGGTATAAAAATGCCAGGGACAAATCGAAACAGCAGAAGGACGCCGTGATGTTCATAAAGCAGAAACTCGATGCGGCCAAGTGGTTTATCGACGCTATCAAACAGCGGCAGCAAACCCTGTATGTGACCATGAATGCCATCATGGAATACCAGCGGGAATATTTTATGACGGGCGATGAGCGCAACCTGAAACCTATGATCCTGAAAGATATCGCAGACCAGATTGGGATGGACGTGTCGACGGTATCCCGGGTGGCCAACAGCAAATACGTGGACACGCCATACGGGACCCGGCTCATCAAGGAGTACTTTTCGGAGTCCATCAAGAACGAACAGGGGGAAGATGTCTCTACCAAGGAGATCAAAAAGATCCTGGAAACCGTGGTGGGTGAGGAAAACAAACGGAAACCGCTCACGGACGACAAGCTCGCAAAAATCCTCAAGGAGAAAGGCTACCCGATTGCCCGACGGACCATCGCCAAGTACCGCGAACAACTGGGCATCCCGGTGGCGAGACTCCGAAAAGAAATATAA
- a CDS encoding retropepsin-like aspartic protease encodes MGTLKKFLLDRGFSAMPLERTRTDHLALSGSLNGVTGRFILDTGASNTCVGLDRTERFRLLTEISEIRAAGAGAVDMETLVSDGNTLALEGWERPDMQVVLFDLSHVNQALESQDEPPVDGILGADILHGGKAVIDYDSCNLYLK; translated from the coding sequence ATGGGCACCCTTAAAAAGTTCCTGCTGGACCGCGGCTTCAGCGCAATGCCCCTGGAACGCACCCGCACCGACCACCTGGCGCTCTCCGGTTCCCTGAACGGGGTGACCGGCCGTTTTATCCTGGATACCGGGGCCTCCAATACCTGCGTGGGGCTCGACCGGACGGAGCGCTTCCGCCTGCTTACCGAAATCTCCGAGATCCGGGCCGCAGGGGCAGGAGCAGTAGATATGGAGACCCTGGTTTCCGATGGGAACACCCTGGCGCTGGAAGGTTGGGAACGCCCGGACATGCAGGTTGTCCTCTTTGACCTCAGCCATGTGAACCAGGCCCTGGAAAGCCAGGACGAACCCCCCGTGGACGGCATCCTCGGGGCGGATATCCTGCACGGCGGCAAGGCAGTCATCGACTACGATTCCTGCAACCTCTATCTCAAATAA
- a CDS encoding TatD family hydrolase codes for MTLTDTHAHLYVEAFDEDRARMMARARAEGVERFFIPAIDSAYTERMRDLREAYPDEVFLMCGLHPTHVKEDFEAELRHVERELDRGGYVAVGEIGIDLYWDQTRLEAQQEAFRRQIRMAKSRGLPIVIHCREAFDEIFEILAECQGPDLRGIFHCFTGTLEQARLALAYGMKLGIGGVATFKNGKIDQFLDELPLESLVLETDSPYLAPTPHRGKRNEPAYLKFVVSRLSEIYGIPEARIAEITTETSREVFGV; via the coding sequence GTGACCCTGACAGATACACACGCCCATTTATACGTGGAAGCTTTTGACGAGGACCGGGCCCGGATGATGGCCCGTGCCCGGGCCGAAGGCGTGGAGCGGTTTTTTATCCCCGCCATCGACTCCGCCTATACGGAGCGGATGCGGGATTTGCGGGAAGCTTACCCGGATGAGGTTTTCCTCATGTGCGGTCTGCACCCCACCCACGTGAAGGAGGATTTTGAGGCAGAACTCCGGCATGTCGAACGCGAACTGGACCGCGGGGGCTACGTGGCCGTCGGGGAGATCGGGATTGACCTGTACTGGGACCAAACCCGGCTCGAAGCCCAGCAGGAAGCCTTTCGCCGGCAGATCCGGATGGCAAAATCCCGGGGGCTGCCAATTGTTATCCATTGCCGGGAAGCCTTTGACGAAATTTTTGAAATCCTCGCCGAATGCCAGGGGCCGGACCTGCGCGGCATCTTCCACTGCTTTACCGGAACGCTGGAACAGGCCCGGCTCGCCCTGGCCTACGGGATGAAGCTCGGGATTGGCGGGGTGGCTACCTTTAAGAACGGGAAGATCGACCAGTTCCTGGACGAGCTCCCCCTGGAATCGCTGGTGCTGGAAACCGATTCGCCCTACCTGGCGCCGACGCCCCACCGGGGTAAACGCAATGAACCCGCCTACCTGAAATTCGTGGTTTCCCGCCTGTCGGAAATCTACGGGATTCCCGAAGCGCGCATCGCAGAAATCACGACGGAGACTTCCCGGGAGGTCTTTGGCGTTTAA
- a CDS encoding 2-oxoglutarate dehydrogenase E1 component, whose protein sequence is MDRYSFLNAAHTAFFSDLYDRYLTHPDSVEPSWRAFFQGFDFGMESALEEIGIDAEAGVVRTAGGDEAAMPLSLKKEFQVVRLIDGYRSRGHLFTQTNPVRERRTYTPSLEIENFGLEESDLEKVFSAGDIIGIGPSTLREIIDHLTRIYCDAIGVEYMYIRSPERVEWIQQWLNVNDNHPNFSPERKKYILRKLNEAVSFEGFLHTKYVGQKRFSLEGNESLIPAVDAIVERAAELGVQQFVMGMAHRGRLNVLTNIFGKPATDIFSEFEGKDYEQEIFDGDVKYHLGWTSMRKTNSGDSINMNIAPNPSHLETVGAVVEGITRAKQDRHFPEDFSKVLPIVVHGDAAIAGQGIAYEVVQMAGLDGYGTAGTIHIVVNNQIGFTTNYLDGRTSTYCTDVGKVTLSPVLHINADDAEAVVHAALFALEYRMKFRRDVFLDLLGYRKYGHNEGDEPRFTQPKLYKAIAKHQNPRDIYAERLMSEGVIDADFVKKLEEDYKAKLEEELRDSKKEDKTRITAFMADEWDGFENVREWEMMEPVETGVPKDKLEAVARVITQLPEDKKFLRKVDKLVKERHKMFFETNRLDWAMGELLAYGTLLQEGFDVRISGQDVERGTFSHRHAVMKVEESEEEVLLLNHISEEQGDFQIYNSLLSEYGVVGFEYGYAMASPNTLTIWEAQFGDFSNGAQIMIDQYLSAAEDKWKLQNGLVLFLPHGYEGQGAEHSSARMERYLQLCARDNMYVADVSTPANLFHLLRRQMLVNFRKPLVVFTPKSLLRHAKCVSTVEELAEGRFQEVIDDAGASVKKVKSLVFCTGKFYYDLLAAREELGREDVALVRLEQLFPLPVVQMEELIEKYSHAEDLVWAQEEPRNMGAWSHLMMHFPDASRFRVASRRFYASPAAGSPARSKMRHQQVIDYVFDPKKDNMSRPVPADVATDEE, encoded by the coding sequence ATGGATAGATATTCCTTCTTAAACGCGGCTCATACCGCTTTTTTTTCAGACCTATACGATCGGTACCTCACCCACCCGGACAGTGTTGAGCCCAGTTGGCGCGCATTTTTCCAGGGATTTGATTTCGGGATGGAAAGCGCCCTGGAGGAAATCGGCATCGATGCGGAGGCCGGGGTGGTGCGCACGGCCGGAGGGGATGAAGCGGCCATGCCGCTCTCGCTCAAAAAAGAATTCCAGGTGGTGCGGCTCATCGACGGGTACCGCAGCCGCGGGCACCTGTTTACCCAAACGAACCCGGTAAGGGAGCGGCGCACCTATACGCCTTCCCTGGAAATCGAAAATTTCGGATTGGAGGAATCCGACCTGGAGAAGGTGTTCAGCGCGGGGGATATCATTGGGATCGGCCCGAGCACGCTGCGGGAGATCATCGACCACCTCACGCGGATCTACTGCGACGCCATCGGCGTGGAATACATGTATATCCGCAGCCCGGAGCGGGTAGAGTGGATCCAGCAGTGGCTCAACGTCAATGACAACCACCCGAATTTCAGCCCGGAACGAAAAAAATACATCCTCCGCAAACTCAATGAGGCGGTTTCCTTTGAAGGCTTCCTCCACACAAAATACGTCGGCCAGAAACGTTTTTCCCTGGAAGGGAATGAATCGCTGATCCCGGCGGTGGACGCCATCGTGGAGCGGGCAGCCGAACTGGGCGTCCAACAGTTTGTCATGGGAATGGCCCACCGGGGCCGCCTGAATGTACTCACAAATATTTTCGGGAAACCCGCAACCGATATCTTCAGCGAATTCGAAGGCAAGGACTACGAACAGGAAATTTTTGACGGGGACGTGAAATACCACCTGGGGTGGACCTCCATGCGGAAGACGAATTCCGGGGATAGCATCAATATGAACATTGCGCCCAACCCCTCCCACCTGGAAACGGTTGGGGCGGTGGTTGAAGGGATTACCCGGGCCAAACAGGACCGGCACTTCCCCGAGGATTTTTCCAAGGTCCTGCCAATCGTGGTCCACGGGGACGCCGCCATCGCCGGCCAGGGCATTGCCTACGAGGTGGTACAGATGGCCGGCCTGGACGGGTACGGCACGGCCGGTACGATCCACATTGTGGTCAATAACCAGATCGGCTTTACCACGAATTATCTGGACGGGCGTACCTCCACGTACTGCACGGACGTGGGGAAGGTGACCCTGAGCCCGGTACTCCACATCAATGCGGACGATGCGGAAGCCGTTGTGCACGCTGCCCTCTTTGCCCTGGAATACCGGATGAAATTCAGGCGGGATGTATTCCTGGACCTGTTGGGTTACCGCAAATACGGCCACAACGAAGGGGATGAGCCGCGGTTTACGCAGCCCAAGCTCTACAAGGCCATCGCCAAGCACCAAAACCCCCGGGATATTTATGCGGAACGGCTGATGTCCGAAGGCGTTATCGATGCGGACTTTGTCAAAAAGCTGGAAGAGGACTACAAAGCGAAGCTGGAGGAAGAACTCCGGGACAGCAAGAAGGAAGATAAAACGCGGATTACCGCCTTTATGGCCGACGAATGGGACGGGTTTGAAAATGTCCGGGAATGGGAAATGATGGAGCCGGTGGAAACAGGGGTCCCGAAGGACAAGCTGGAAGCGGTTGCCCGGGTGATTACCCAACTCCCGGAAGACAAAAAATTCCTGCGCAAGGTAGACAAGCTCGTCAAGGAGCGCCACAAGATGTTCTTTGAAACCAACCGCCTGGATTGGGCCATGGGGGAGTTGCTCGCCTATGGCACGCTCCTGCAGGAGGGATTCGACGTGCGGATTTCCGGGCAGGACGTGGAGCGGGGGACATTCTCCCACCGCCACGCGGTGATGAAGGTGGAAGAAAGCGAGGAAGAGGTCTTGCTGCTGAACCATATCTCGGAGGAACAGGGCGATTTCCAGATCTACAATTCCCTGCTTTCCGAGTACGGGGTGGTTGGATTCGAATACGGGTACGCCATGGCGAGCCCGAACACGCTCACCATATGGGAAGCCCAGTTCGGGGATTTCAGCAACGGCGCCCAGATCATGATCGACCAGTATCTCTCGGCAGCGGAAGACAAATGGAAGTTGCAGAACGGCCTGGTGCTTTTCCTGCCCCACGGCTATGAAGGCCAGGGTGCGGAACACTCTTCGGCCCGGATGGAGCGCTACCTGCAATTGTGCGCCCGGGACAATATGTATGTGGCTGATGTCAGTACCCCGGCCAACCTGTTTCACCTGCTCCGGCGCCAGATGCTGGTCAACTTCCGCAAACCGCTGGTGGTTTTCACCCCGAAGAGCCTGCTCCGGCATGCAAAATGCGTCTCCACGGTAGAGGAACTTGCGGAAGGCCGGTTCCAGGAAGTGATCGACGATGCCGGGGCATCGGTTAAAAAGGTCAAATCCCTGGTATTCTGTACGGGGAAATTTTATTACGACCTGCTCGCAGCCCGGGAGGAACTGGGCAGGGAGGATGTGGCCCTGGTCCGCCTGGAACAATTGTTCCCGCTGCCGGTGGTGCAGATGGAGGAGCTTATCGAGAAATATTCCCATGCGGAAGACCTGGTTTGGGCACAGGAGGAACCCAGGAACATGGGTGCCTGGAGCCACCTGATGATGCACTTCCCGGATGCCTCGCGTTTCCGCGTGGCTTCGCGGCGCTTTTACGCTTCCCCGGCAGCGGGCAGCCCGGCGCGCTCCAAGATGCGGCACCAGCAGGTAATCGATTATGTTTTCGATCCGAAAAAAGACAATATGAGCCGGCCGGTTCCTGCGGATGTGGCAACGGACGAAGAATGA
- a CDS encoding ExbD/TolR family protein, translating to MAKFNKKKDGDIPAVSTASLPDIVFMLLFFFMTVTTMKDNTLMVDNTLPNASETKKLEKKDRVIYIYVGKPTTQYQKTFGTEPKIQLNDKFASVSEVGDYILQERAKKPQDIQNVLTTALKVDKEANMGLISDIKQELRKVNALKVNYTTYEGDAFRNIQ from the coding sequence ATGGCTAAGTTTAATAAGAAAAAAGACGGCGACATCCCGGCGGTATCCACGGCATCGCTGCCGGATATTGTTTTCATGCTGCTGTTCTTCTTCATGACGGTTACCACCATGAAGGACAATACGCTGATGGTGGACAATACGTTGCCCAATGCGAGTGAAACCAAGAAGCTGGAAAAGAAGGACCGGGTAATTTACATTTATGTGGGGAAACCCACTACCCAGTACCAGAAGACCTTTGGTACCGAGCCCAAAATCCAGTTGAATGACAAGTTTGCCAGTGTATCCGAAGTCGGGGATTACATCCTGCAGGAACGGGCCAAGAAGCCCCAGGATATCCAGAATGTGCTGACCACGGCACTCAAGGTAGACAAGGAGGCCAATATGGGCCTGATATCGGATATCAAACAGGAACTGCGCAAGGTTAATGCCCTGAAAGTCAATTATACGACCTACGAAGGGGATGCCTTCCGGAATATCCAGTAG
- the odhB gene encoding 2-oxoglutarate dehydrogenase complex dihydrolipoyllysine-residue succinyltransferase, whose protein sequence is MILEMKVPSPGESITEVEIAQWLVSDGDYVEKDQAIAEVDSDKATLELPAEESGVITLKAEEGDAVAVGEVVCLIDTDAEKPDASGGKDQEGSAGTDSVGKGDEGSGGNAEKELDKQKEQAGQAGGSKAPQPRQAKETYASGVASPAAKKILDEKGIDPASVKGSGKDGRITKDDAVKAVPSMGSPGGGSRGESRSKLSMLRRKVAERLVSAKNETAMLTTFNEVDMSAVFDIRAEHKEAFKEKHGVGLGFMSFFTKAVIRALQQFPAVNSMIDGKEMITYDYCDISIAVSGPKGLMVPVIRNAENLSFRGIEEEVKRLALRARDGQITVDEMTGGTFTISNGGVFGSMLSTPIINPPQSGILGMHNIVERAIVRDGAIAIAPVMYVALSYDHRIIDGKESVGFLVAIKEAIENPVEHLMDGDLKKALEL, encoded by the coding sequence ATGATTCTAGAAATGAAAGTACCTTCTCCGGGCGAATCCATCACGGAAGTGGAAATTGCCCAATGGCTCGTTTCGGACGGGGACTACGTCGAAAAGGACCAGGCCATTGCCGAGGTGGACTCCGACAAGGCCACCCTGGAGTTGCCCGCCGAGGAAAGCGGGGTGATCACCTTGAAAGCCGAAGAAGGGGATGCCGTGGCCGTTGGCGAAGTCGTTTGCCTGATCGATACGGATGCGGAAAAGCCGGACGCTTCCGGGGGCAAAGACCAGGAAGGCAGCGCCGGAACGGATTCCGTGGGCAAGGGGGATGAAGGCTCTGGCGGAAACGCCGAAAAGGAACTCGACAAGCAAAAAGAACAGGCAGGCCAGGCCGGGGGATCAAAGGCCCCGCAACCCAGGCAGGCCAAGGAAACCTATGCTTCCGGGGTTGCATCGCCTGCAGCGAAGAAGATCCTCGATGAAAAAGGCATCGACCCGGCATCCGTGAAGGGCTCTGGAAAAGACGGCCGCATTACCAAGGACGACGCCGTTAAAGCCGTGCCTTCCATGGGCAGCCCCGGAGGTGGATCCCGCGGGGAGTCCCGGAGCAAACTTTCCATGTTGCGGCGCAAGGTGGCCGAACGCCTGGTATCCGCCAAAAACGAAACAGCCATGCTGACGACCTTCAACGAGGTGGACATGTCTGCGGTATTCGATATCCGTGCGGAACACAAGGAAGCTTTTAAGGAGAAGCACGGGGTGGGACTCGGCTTTATGTCGTTCTTCACCAAAGCCGTGATCCGGGCGCTCCAACAGTTCCCGGCGGTGAATTCCATGATCGACGGCAAGGAAATGATTACCTACGATTACTGCGATATCAGCATCGCCGTGTCCGGACCGAAAGGCTTGATGGTGCCGGTGATCCGCAATGCGGAAAACCTGAGTTTCCGCGGCATCGAAGAAGAGGTCAAGCGATTGGCGCTCCGGGCCCGCGACGGACAGATCACCGTTGACGAAATGACCGGGGGTACCTTTACAATCTCCAACGGCGGCGTCTTCGGTTCGATGCTCTCCACCCCGATCATCAACCCGCCCCAGAGCGGTATCCTGGGGATGCACAACATCGTCGAACGGGCCATCGTCCGCGACGGCGCCATCGCCATCGCGCCGGTAATGTACGTGGCGCTTTCCTACGACCACCGGATTATCGACGGGAAGGAATCTGTCGGATTCCTCGTGGCTATTAAGGAGGCGATCGAGAACCCGGTGGAACACCTCATGGACGGGGACCTGAAAAAAGCGTTGGAGCTCTAG
- a CDS encoding porin family protein, giving the protein MKARIATFILLFCLVPVIGQEGNPTGTDLPKDSLDTGAPLIDSEYLEDQFYVGFSFNLLLNQPEGVSQNNLISYGIYMGFIKDLPINPKRTLALGIGLGYGVNSYYSNLRAIQNGEDFQYIILDEEDSYKRNKIETHLVELPVQFRWRNSTATDYSFWRIYTGFKLGYVVGSRSKFVTSEFKDSFYNTDTDNFRYGLTLNIGYNTINFHVYYGLNNLFESDVPGPDGADLDMVPLRIGLIFYIL; this is encoded by the coding sequence ATGAAAGCCCGAATCGCCACTTTCATCCTGCTATTTTGCCTGGTCCCTGTTATCGGTCAGGAAGGCAATCCCACGGGCACGGATCTCCCGAAGGACTCCCTGGATACCGGGGCGCCCCTCATCGATTCGGAATACCTGGAAGACCAGTTCTACGTCGGGTTCTCCTTTAACCTGCTCCTGAACCAGCCGGAAGGAGTCTCCCAGAATAACCTGATATCCTACGGGATCTATATGGGGTTTATCAAGGACCTTCCCATCAACCCGAAGCGTACCCTGGCCCTGGGAATCGGATTGGGATATGGCGTGAACTCCTATTACAGCAACCTCAGGGCCATTCAGAATGGCGAGGATTTCCAGTACATCATCCTGGACGAGGAGGACTCCTACAAGCGGAATAAAATCGAGACCCACCTGGTGGAATTGCCCGTGCAGTTCCGATGGCGGAATTCCACGGCAACGGATTACAGTTTCTGGCGCATCTATACCGGATTCAAACTGGGGTATGTGGTCGGATCCAGGTCCAAATTTGTCACCTCGGAATTTAAAGACAGTTTTTACAACACGGATACAGACAATTTCCGCTACGGCCTGACGCTGAATATCGGTTACAATACGATAAACTTCCACGTGTACTACGGCCTGAACAACCTGTTTGAAAGCGATGTCCCCGGGCCTGACGGCGCCGACCTGGACATGGTGCCCCTGCGGATCGGGTTGATCTTTTACATCCTTTAG